The genomic interval ACCACGTTTTCTAGAGTCTTCTATTATCTTCTGGCCTTCAGTTTTGGCTTCATTTATTTTAAACTCATATTCACTCTTTAATTCTATAGCTTCACTTTTAAGAGCTTTGGCATCATCTATATCGCTTTGAATTCCTTCTTTTCTCTCATTCATAAATTTAGAAACAGGTTTATATAGAAAATGTCTCAAAATAAAGAACAACACCACTGTAGCAATTAATTGCAATATCATTGAAGAAAGCTGTGGCAAAACTCTTACATCAAAATCCATAAACTAAACCTCCTTCTTTTGAGGTGATTCTAAGAGATGGGTTCCCCCATCTCATTAAAGATTCAAATAAGCAGTTAAAAGTGGTCTTACAAACAATAGTATTATAGCGATAACTAAACCATAAATACCAGTAGTCTCTGCAACTGCTTGACCTAAAAGCATAGTTCTCGTAATATCACCTTGTGCTTCTGGTTGTCTTCCTACCGCTTCTGCAGCCTTTCCAGCAGCATTACCCTGACCAATTCCAGGTCCAATACCTGCTATCATAGCAAGTCCTGCACCTATAGCTGAACACCCCAATATAAAAGCTTCACTAGTTATTCCTTGCATCATTATTCTTCCTCCTTCCAAAATTTGAAAATATAGATTTGTTTTATTCATACTATTCCATGGCACTAGATATAAATATCATAGTAAGCATGGAAAAAATAAATGTCTGAAGTATACCAGAGAAAACATCAAAATATGCATGCATCACTGGTGTAAGTATTGGTGCAAAATATCCCAATGCACTATACACTAAACTCATGATTATAACTCCACTCAAAACATTACCAAACAAACGGAAAGAAAGTGATATTGGATTGGCAAATTCATCTATAACATTTAGTGGAGTAAGTAATGGTAGTGGTTCTGTAAAGCTCTTGAAAAACCCCACAAATCCCTTTGATTTTGCTCTATAAAATTGAGTTAAAGCAAATGTCATAAGGGCCAAAGTAAGTGTCACACTATAATCTGATGTTGGAGGTGTAAAACCTAAAAGTCCAAATAGATTAGCTACTAGAAGATATAGTACCAATGTAGTAATATATGGTGCAAAAAACATATTTTTAGGACCCATAGTACTCTCAACCAGCCCATCTATTCCTTGAATTAATGCTTCTACAACATTTAAAAATTTTGAAGGTTTTTCATCTACTTTTGCTTTCTTGATTTTACTATTTACAACCAATGCAAAAATAGTAAGTATAATAACCACTATCCATGAGTTCACAACGGAATCAGGTACTACTATATCTTTTCCAAATAACTTCATATATATTTCTATTTTCAAATATTCTCCCTCCTTTCCTATGCCTTCTACCTAGATTCTTTTTGCTTTATAGCTTCTTTTATACTCTCATATATAGTACTAGAAAGTATAACTATTTTTATAATAAAAAATCCTAATACCGTAGTCAAAAAATTTATATAATTGGCCTTTGCTGCCACAAATAGTACTACAAAATAAATAGCATATCTAATAAAATAATTTCCCAGAGTGTAACTGTAAGCTTTAGAGGGTTTCATCAGAACAGCTTTTTTCGTAGTTTTCCCCATAAGTATAAAACTTAAAATATTTATACTTGAACCAAAGATCATACCCAATATATAAGGTTTTGGTTCTTTCAAAAATATAGCCAATATTCCTATGATTATGAGGCTTAGTGCTATAGCCTTCTTTATGATTCCAGAAATGACTTTGTCTTGAAACATTTTTCACTTCCTCTTATCTTTCTTGTCATCAGCAAGATTAAACAAATTCATAAATCCTGCCATTGCTCCT from Sporanaerobacter acetigenes DSM 13106 carries:
- a CDS encoding F0F1 ATP synthase subunit B, whose product is MDFDVRVLPQLSSMILQLIATVVLFFILRHFLYKPVSKFMNERKEGIQSDIDDAKALKSEAIELKSEYEFKINEAKTEGQKIIEDSRKRGEEIKQDIVNEARVEANSIMEKARVEIEREKEKALEEIKLQAGEMAILIASKVIDKNLDMNLQKDMIDKFVDEVGVDKWQN
- the atpB gene encoding F0F1 ATP synthase subunit A, yielding MKIEIYMKLFGKDIVVPDSVVNSWIVVIILTIFALVVNSKIKKAKVDEKPSKFLNVVEALIQGIDGLVESTMGPKNMFFAPYITTLVLYLLVANLFGLLGFTPPTSDYSVTLTLALMTFALTQFYRAKSKGFVGFFKSFTEPLPLLTPLNVIDEFANPISLSFRLFGNVLSGVIIMSLVYSALGYFAPILTPVMHAYFDVFSGILQTFIFSMLTMIFISSAME
- a CDS encoding ATP synthase subunit I: MFQDKVISGIIKKAIALSLIIIGILAIFLKEPKPYILGMIFGSSINILSFILMGKTTKKAVLMKPSKAYSYTLGNYFIRYAIYFVVLFVAAKANYINFLTTVLGFFIIKIVILSSTIYESIKEAIKQKESR